The DNA window GAATCATAATGCTTGCATTTTTTTTTTGCATTAGATTTAATGCGTACGTATCGTTTACATCCATAATTTTACTTTTTTTATTTTTATTATTTATAATGCTTTTATTTCTAACAAAAGTACTAATTTTAATACGCCATGATAATGGCAAATTTAAAAAAAATTTTTTCAGCCAATTTTTATTAATAATTTTTCTAAATTTTTGATATTTTTGATCATATGTACAAAGCGTATCTCCATGCAAAATTATAGTTGATTTTCCATTCAAATTTATTATTGTACCGTTTGGTAGAATAGAAATATTTGCTAATTTTGCGTATTTTTTTCCAATTAAAAAATCTCGATTACCATGTATAAAATAACAAGAAGTACCTTTTATAACAAGATTTTTTAATACTTGTGAGATTTTTAGTGAAATATCATCAATATAGTCGTCTCCAATCCATATATCAAATAAGTCACCTAAAATATATAAAGCATTTGCGCTGCTTGCTTGATATTTTAAAAAATTTAAAAATAAATTTATTATATTTGGATTGTTTTGATTTAAATGAACGTCTGAAATAAATAATATTTTCATTTTTTTATATTTGTTAAATTTAATTATGATATTAATCTATTTTAGTTTTTAAAAAAATTCATTTTATTTTATTTGTAATTTTATTACAGTTTTATATAATATTATATACAACTTTTATCAAAATTCGAAAATATGATAAAAATTTTTAATACACTAAACAAAAAAAAAGAAAAACTAGTGCCTATTTGTTCTAAAATGATCAATATGTATGTTTGCGGTATTACTGTTTATGATTTATGTCATATAGGTCATGCACGGACATTAATTTTTTTTGACGTGGTTTTTAGATATTTGCAATATATAGGATATAACGTTAATTATGTAAGAAATATTACTGATATTGATGATAAAATTATTAAGCGTGCTCACAAAAGAAAAGAAACGTATGATCAATTATCTAACGCTATGATTTATGAAATGCAAAAAGATTGTAAAATGCTTAATTTAATCCCTCCCAAGTATGAACCGCGTGTTACTAATTATATGAATGAAATTATTAATATGATTCAAATTCTCTATGAAAAAGGACATGCATATATTAATTACGACAACGACGTTTTATTTAATCTTTCTACATACAAAAACTATGGGGTATTTTCTAAAAAAATAAAATTTTTTTTAAGTACAAAAAATATAAAACATCATACTTTTTTTCAAAAGGAAAAAAACTGCGATTTTGTTTTATGGAAACATGCAAAATCTAATGAACCCAGTTGGCCTTCACCATGGGGAAAAGGACGTCCTGGATGGCATATCGAATGTTCTGCTATTAATTATGGAATATTTGGAAAAAATTGTGATATTCACGGAGGAGGTGCAGATTTAATATTTCCACATCACGAAAATGAAGTAGCACAATCCGTCTGTGCGCATACAGGAGCGCAAGTAAACATGTGGATGCATACAGGCATGGTAATGTATAAAAATAATAAAATGTCTAAATCTTTGGGAAATTATTATACGATTAAATCGTGTTTAAAAAAATATCATCCTGATGTAATACGATATTTTTTAACTTCTTCGCATTATCGAAGTCAAATTAATTATACTAATACGAGCTTAAAGCAAGCATATTATGCAGTTAAGCGTCTTTATTTTGCATTATTAGGCACAATGAGTTTGCCAATACAATATAAAAAAAATAAATTTTATTTAAAATTTTTATCGGCTATGAACGACGATTTTAATACTCCTAAAGCATACGCAATATTATTTACTTTAGCACGTAAAATTAATTCTTATAAAGAAAAAAACATGCATCAAGCAAACAAATTAAGTACTATATTACGTGTTTTATCTAATTTATTAGGAATTTTATATGACAATCCTGACAATTTTTTAAATAGACATTTAAATTTATCACAAAATAAAATTCAACAAATAAATACTTTAATTCAAGAACGTGAAATAGATAGAAAATTCCATAAATGGAAGGCAGCAGATATTAAAAGAGAACAATTAAAATCTATGGGTATCATTTTGACAGATACTAAAAATGGAACAAGGTGGTTTATTAAAAATAATAAAAAATTATAAAACAAACTTTATCTATTTATTTTTTGAAATAATTAAGATGTTTTAAATAAATTTGCACGGTGTTTTCTATTAACATAGCAACAGTCATTGGACCTATTCCTCCAGGAACAGGAGTGATATAAGATGCCACCTGCATAGCATCTCGATAATTTACATCTCCTACTATTTTTCCATTACTTAATCGATTAATACCGACATCTATTACGATAGCTCCAGGCTTAATCCAATTTCCAGGAATAAATTCAGCTTTTCCCACTGCAACAATTAATAGTTCTGCGTTTTTAATGTGTTTTTCAAGATCTATGGTAAAACGATGAGTTATAGTAACTGTGCAACCTAATAGTAACAATTCTAAACTCATTGGACGTCCTACAATATTAGAGGCACCTACTATAACTGCATGCAGTCCTATAAAATTTATTTGATAGTATTGCAGTAGTTTAATAATCCCTTTTGGAGTACATGGACGTATATCTGGATACCTTTGGCATAATTTACCTATGTTGCATGGATGAAAACCATCTACATCCTTATAAGGAGATATTGTTTTTAATATATGAAAGCTATTTAATTTGCTTGGTAGTGGTAACTGTACTAAAATACCATCTATTAAATTATTACGATTTAATTTTTTAATTAATGTAATTAACTTTAATTCAGATATGTTTTCTGCAAAATGATAAAAATATGAAGTTAATCCTATTTTTTGACATATTTTTTTTTTATTAGATACATAAATTCTAGAAGCTGGATTATTTCCAACTAAAATCATAGCTAAAGATGCCGGACGCATGCCTTGTAGAAAAAAATATTTTAAATTTTTGTGTATTTTATGGATAATTTTATTAGCAACGAGACTTCCATTGATTATTTTTGCTATCATTTTGTAATTAATATAATATTTAATATAGATAATTTAGAATAGATAGTATAAAAATTAAAGAAAAATTAAATTTTTTTTATTTAAAAATTTTTTAAAAATATAATTTTATAATATAGATTTAAAAGACTTTTTAATATAATATGAATTTGGCGCCCTTAGCTTAGCTGGATAGAGCAACGGCCTTCTAAGCCGTCGGTCACAGGTTCAATTCCTGTAGGGCGCAATTACTTTATGTGTTATAAAACTTTTTTAAAAATCAAGTATTAAATTAAAAAAAATTTGATTATTCAGTTTTTTAAAATTTTTTTATACGAAATAAGTAAAAATATATTATATTTTATAAAAATATATTCTTTATTGTAAATAAGCAATTAATGATATTATTTATTTAATACTCAACAAAGTTTGTAACAAATTTTGATTTTTTGAAGAACTAGATAAAATTATATTTCTCCAACCTAAGTGGTAAGCAGTAGAATATATTCTATGGCTTACAACCACTAATTTACACTGAATAATAAATAATGTTCGATAATGTATTGGAATAAGACCGTGAATTCTTATTAATATTGTGCAACTAGTTACTACTAATGTATTAATTTGAAAATATTTTATTATTTTTAATATCTGATTTTGCTCATATTGAATAAAATTACGATAGTAACATTCGCAACTTATTATATTTGCTTTATAAAGTTTTAAACAAACTTTTAATTTTTTTCTTCCATTATTTCCTTTTAAAATCAATACATTTTTTTTTTTCAAATTAAATTGAGATAATAATTCTATTAAATTTTCACTAGTATTGCCATATTTTGAATAATTTGCTTTGATCCCACTTATTTTAGTGAAATATTGCGCACTTGTATGACCGATGGCATAATAACGCACGTATTTTGGCCAATTTAATTTTTCCAAAATTATTTGTGAATTTGCATAATAAACAGCACGAGGAGAAACTATACATATCAGATCTTTATAAAATAAAGATGCTAATAATTTTTGTAGAATAATTAAATCTTTTCCTGGAGTAAAATATATTAGTGGTAAGTACCATGCTTTTTCCCCATAAGCTCTTAGCATTTTAACAAGATATTTGCCGTCCGGATATGGTCGTGTAATTAAAATGTTCATATTTATAAAGATTTTATTATTTTTTTAGCACCTTGATTAATTAATTTTTGTACTTGTTTATAACTAAGTTGTTTTGCTTCTGAAATATCAGATTGTCCTTCGCTGCGAATAATTGTAGATCCATTAACAGAACCTACTATAGTTTTTATCCATATTTGGCTTTTTTGTTTAATTTTTGCATATACTCCTATTGGTATACGGCATCCAATGGCTAATTTAGAAATAATTGTTTTTTCTGAATTAACGCATATTGCTGTTTCTTTATCATGTATTAAATTTACAAGATCTAATATTTTATGATCATTTAATCTATATTGTACCATAATTGCGCCCTGTCCCATGGCGGGAATCATGTTGGTAAGATTTAGAGGAGTATATAATTTTTTATTAATTTGCAATCTTTTTAAGGCAGCTACAGCAAGTATAATTGCATGAAAGTGACCCTGGAATAATTTATTTATTCTACTATGTATGTTACCTCTTAATGGATATACAATAAGATCTGGACGTAAAAGTAACAATTGAAATTTACGTCTTATGCTAGATGTTCCAATAATAGCTTTTCTTGGCAAAGAATAAATATTCTTATAATACTTACTAACTATTGCATCTCTTGGATCGCCTCGTTTGCAAATTGCTGCTATTCCTAATTTATTTGAAAGAGGTGAAGTGAAATCTTTCATCGAATGAACTGCAATGTCAGATTGATATTCTAATAAAGATTTTTCTAATTCATTAATAAATGAACTTTTGTTTTGTATTTGGTTTTGTGTATTTTTTTTAAAAATGTCACCTGATGTTAATAAAGGTAATAAACTTATGTTTAAATATGGATGGTAGTATAATAATTTTTTTTTTACATGATTTGCTTGCCAAATTGCAAGTGGACTAGTTCGGGTTGCTATTATCAAGCAGCTATTTTTCATATAAATTTAAATATTTTATTTAAATAGTTTCTTTGAAAGAAATTTTTCTTCATATATAGTAGACTTTATTGTTAAAATTTAAAACATTGATTTTAAGAGAGTTTTAGTATATTTGAAATAAAGGTGATATTATCAAAAATTAAATTATATATTTTAATATATTATTTAATTTTTTCTTTTTATTTATTGTATTAATAATTTTTAAATATTTAGGGCGCAATTATACTGCAATTTAATTGTAGAAATTATCGACTACGAAAAATTATTCTTCCTTTAGTGAGATCGTATGGGGTTAATTCTACTGTAACTTTATCTCCAGTCAAAATTCTAATATAATTTTTTCTCATTTTTCCTGATATGTGAGCTAAAATTATATGTTTGTTTTCTAATTCTACTTTAAACATAGTATTTGGTAAAGTATCTAATACAGTGCCTTGCATTTCAATGTTTTCTTCTTTTGTCATATTTTTATATATTTTTAATATTTGTTGTAATTTTATTTTATTACAATTTTCATAATTATGAAATGGTCGAACACAATTTAAATAAAATTATTGATTATAATATAAAAAACTTAATTAGATAATTTATAAAATTTTTTTAGCATAATTAAGATAAAAAAATTATAAGAAATTATTTTTTTTAAAAATTTTTACATTAAATATTTCT is part of the Wigglesworthia glossinidia endosymbiont of Glossina morsitans morsitans (Yale colony) genome and encodes:
- the cysS gene encoding cysteine--tRNA ligase, which produces MIKIFNTLNKKKEKLVPICSKMINMYVCGITVYDLCHIGHARTLIFFDVVFRYLQYIGYNVNYVRNITDIDDKIIKRAHKRKETYDQLSNAMIYEMQKDCKMLNLIPPKYEPRVTNYMNEIINMIQILYEKGHAYINYDNDVLFNLSTYKNYGVFSKKIKFFLSTKNIKHHTFFQKEKNCDFVLWKHAKSNEPSWPSPWGKGRPGWHIECSAINYGIFGKNCDIHGGGADLIFPHHENEVAQSVCAHTGAQVNMWMHTGMVMYKNNKMSKSLGNYYTIKSCLKKYHPDVIRYFLTSSHYRSQINYTNTSLKQAYYAVKRLYFALLGTMSLPIQYKKNKFYLKFLSAMNDDFNTPKAYAILFTLARKINSYKEKNMHQANKLSTILRVLSNLLGILYDNPDNFLNRHLNLSQNKIQQINTLIQEREIDRKFHKWKAADIKREQLKSMGIILTDTKNGTRWFIKNNKKL
- a CDS encoding uroporphyrinogen-III synthase — its product is MNILITRPYPDGKYLVKMLRAYGEKAWYLPLIYFTPGKDLIILQKLLASLFYKDLICIVSPRAVYYANSQIILEKLNWPKYVRYYAIGHTSAQYFTKISGIKANYSKYGNTSENLIELLSQFNLKKKNVLILKGNNGRKKLKVCLKLYKANIISCECYYRNFIQYEQNQILKIIKYFQINTLVVTSCTILIRIHGLIPIHYRTLFIIQCKLVVVSHRIYSTAYHLGWRNIILSSSSKNQNLLQTLLSIK
- the hemC gene encoding hydroxymethylbilane synthase; its protein translation is MKNSCLIIATRTSPLAIWQANHVKKKLLYYHPYLNISLLPLLTSGDIFKKNTQNQIQNKSSFINELEKSLLEYQSDIAVHSMKDFTSPLSNKLGIAAICKRGDPRDAIVSKYYKNIYSLPRKAIIGTSSIRRKFQLLLLRPDLIVYPLRGNIHSRINKLFQGHFHAIILAVAALKRLQINKKLYTPLNLTNMIPAMGQGAIMVQYRLNDHKILDLVNLIHDKETAICVNSEKTIISKLAIGCRIPIGVYAKIKQKSQIWIKTIVGSVNGSTIIRSEGQSDISEAKQLSYKQVQKLINQGAKKIIKSL
- the folD gene encoding bifunctional methylenetetrahydrofolate dehydrogenase/methenyltetrahydrofolate cyclohydrolase FolD — protein: MIAKIINGSLVANKIIHKIHKNLKYFFLQGMRPASLAMILVGNNPASRIYVSNKKKICQKIGLTSYFYHFAENISELKLITLIKKLNRNNLIDGILVQLPLPSKLNSFHILKTISPYKDVDGFHPCNIGKLCQRYPDIRPCTPKGIIKLLQYYQINFIGLHAVIVGASNIVGRPMSLELLLLGCTVTITHRFTIDLEKHIKNAELLIVAVGKAEFIPGNWIKPGAIVIDVGINRLSNGKIVGDVNYRDAMQVASYITPVPGGIGPMTVAMLIENTVQIYLKHLNYFKK
- a CDS encoding UDP-2,3-diacylglucosamine diphosphatase, whose product is MKILFISDVHLNQNNPNIINLFLNFLKYQASSANALYILGDLFDIWIGDDYIDDISLKISQVLKNLVIKGTSCYFIHGNRDFLIGKKYAKLANISILPNGTIINLNGKSTIILHGDTLCTYDQKYQKFRKIINKNWLKKFFLNLPLSWRIKISTFVRNKSIINNKNKKSKIMDVNDTYALNLMQKKNASIMIHGHTHLPRIHRLPKNHYRIVLGMWDKAGYVLEIKNKLSLIKFSKYFNSTISYTLEKI
- the infA gene encoding translation initiation factor IF-1; amino-acid sequence: MTKEENIEMQGTVLDTLPNTMFKVELENKHIILAHISGKMRKNYIRILTGDKVTVELTPYDLTKGRIIFRSR